In Ursus arctos isolate Adak ecotype North America unplaced genomic scaffold, UrsArc2.0 scaffold_2, whole genome shotgun sequence, the genomic stretch CTAAAAGTAAAaggttattactttttaaagatttattttagaaagagagtgagagatacagcatgaacaggggaggggcagagagagagggagagagaattctcaagcagactccccactgagtggggagtcccgTCTGGGGCTTGGTGGTAGGACcgtgagatcacaacccaagctgaaattGAGTCGgaagcccaaccaactgagccacccaggtacccctaaaattaaaaggttattaaaaaaaataatctacctTTAACAACTGAGGGACCAAAGGTCAGTGCCTGGCTATGATTTTTTATTAACAGAACCTGAATGACACCAGGTCTTATACTAGTTTTAATATTCTTATGCCCAATTCTCAAGCTTCAAATGAGCTCATTTTTAATCTATTGCGGTTTTTGGTCTCCAGtcgattttcttatttttgacacAGTTTTCCTACCTTACTTTGTTGGGAATAGTGGGAAAAGCTGTTATTTAACTATTTCCAAGGGTCTGGGCAAGCAGGTGATCAAAAGTGGTAACcatcaaggggaagaaaatgtagAATGGGACAATCCTCAAGAATTCACTTCTAGGTCTGGTATTAACCAGCACAAGAATGTAACTACCAGCAAACGGATAAGATCGCAACTAAGATTTAACAATAGATCCTAACCTGGCCACTTCATCAAAACAAAGGAAGAGCATTAACTCCTCAGAAGGAGCAGCACCCGGGGGCCACACTGTACTCTCCCAGCTGGGGGAGGAGTTACAAGAAGAGGGTCCTTGCCCTTTGCTCTCCTTCGGGAAGTCACCCCTGCTCTCGAAGGCTGGGACGTGGGGAAAAGAACACAGCTACTTCACTCCCCGAAGACGGGAACTCAGACCATAGTCCGCAGAAGTAAATTCCCCACGCTCGCGTCCTGAAGTTTGCCAGACTCCGTCCTGGCGGAACCCGGGAGTGACGCAGTGGACAGAAACACTGCGCATGCGGGGAGGACGTGCGCGCGGGCGACGGGGCGTACTGCGCATGCGTCCCTCTCTTGGGCGcgccctttttctttcttacgGCAGGTAAGAGGCGGCCTCGCTTTCCCGCCCTCTCGCTCCGCCCCCTGCGCGGCGCACCTCGGGGCGTTGCCATGACGACCCAGGGGCCACAGCCGGCCTGTGGCGGTACAGCCCGCCCGGTCTCCTCTGAGGACCTGGCGCCCGCGGCGACAGTGGCAAGTCATGGAGCTTTCAAGAAACGTCGCGAAGGTCAGAAAGCACACGGGCCTCGGCCGTTGCAGGCATTTCTTCTGGCTGGGGGTGGTCTTCGACACGGTGGGAGCGACCCTGCTGTTCACCGGGGTCTTCGCGCACCTGCTCTTCTACGACCTGCTGCTCTACTTGGGTtccatcatcatcttcttcagCCTGCTGTGGTGGGTCTTCTGGTACACCGGCAACATCGAACTGACTCCCGAAGAAGAGTCCTTGAAGAGGCCCTTCGACATGCCCTTCACCATGGGGGGAGCGCTGAGCCACCGCTTCTCGCTCACCATCTGCAACATGTCCACCACCTTGACGCGGATAAGGAGGCGCTGCGGTCCCAGGACGTCCTTTCTTAGACCTGCTTCTCTGAGTATGACCGTCACGGGCCGGCTCGAAGACCAGCTGGAGAAGGAAGACCAGGGCAAAGACGGAACGACAGGTGCCCAGGAGAGCGGCGACGCGCAAAACCTGTGCAGCGAGGACCTGGGCCCCAAACCTGTCGGAAGTTTAGAGGGAGTTCGCTCCTCAGGCCCTGATGCTGGGTCTCTGGGCCCCGAGACTGGGCTGCCAGGGCTTGTGAAAAGATCGTTTTTCACTCATCTGGAGCCGCCTGAGTTCACTCCATCTCTTCCAGACCAGGCTCAGCATCCAGCCGTCCTCTCCTCCAGGAGCCTGCCTGTAGTCCCCCCGGCCTCTACCCGCCAGCCTCTAGCCGTGCGTGTTTCCAGTAGCCAGTCTGAGGCCTCCTTGGCTTCTACCAGCCAGCCTGCGTTCATCGTTGTCTCTGAGAGTCAGCCTGCTGTCCCCTTGTCCTCGATGACTCAACCTACAGTCGTCCCTGCCTCTCAGAGCCAGACTGCAGCGTCTGTGGCCTCTCAGAGCCAGCCCTCTTTGGCTGCGGGCTCGCAGGACCACTTCTTGGTTTCCACGGCCTCTCAGGTCCATCCCCTGGTGCCAGTGCCTGCACAGAGCAACCTCCAGGTCCTTTTGGCCGCTCACAGCCCCTCCCTGGTGTCTGCGGCGGCACAGAGCCACCACCAAGTCCCACTAAGCCAGCTGGAGAATCCTCCCTCAGCCTCCCAAACTCTGTCTTCAAGTGCTCAGGCTTCCCAGTTGGAGACCCTGGCCACCCCTGTGTCTCTGATCCAGCTCCTGTCATCCCAGCCTTTTCAGACCCAATCTGTGGACCTGCGGGTCTCCCTTGCTGTCCAGGACTTTCAGGCCTTCTATCACAGCCAACAGACCGTCCAGAGCATCTCTTCGGTCCAAGAGATTGCTCCCAGCCAGTCTGCGCCTGTCCAGGAGTTTCAGAAGAAGCCAGTCCCACAGGCTTTTGAGACCGCGCCTCGAGCGGGCCAGGAGCTAAGTCAGGAATTCCCTGCCACCTCGTCCCCACCCCCTGAGTCCCAGGCTCCAGCTTCTCAGGCCCAGCAATCAGTGTCCCCTGAGAGCACACCCGCCCCTGCCTCAGAGAAGAAAAGTCTCCCTCCCTAGTACAGAACCAGACCCCAGCAGTCGGAGTGGCCACTCAGGCCTCGGCCAAGTAAGTGCCTTTGGCAGAATCTTCACCTGCAGTATTCCTGAATTGTTTCTGGgtccgtcttttttttttttttttttaagattttatttatttattccacagagatagagacagccagcgagagagggaacacaagcagggggaatgggagaggaagaagcaggctcatagcagaggagcctgatgtggggcttgatcccacaacgccgggatcacgccctgagccgaaggcagacgcttaaccgctgtgccacccaggcgcccctctgggtcCGTCTTCTGATGGAACAATCCCCTCTGCTGGAAAAGAATAAGGGAGTTGAGGTGGAGGGGTCTGTTCCTTCAGGGATGAGATCTTTTCCACTTTGGTAGGGTTTTGAAACCTCGTGCCGTTAAGGTTTTACCTACTCTTATCTGAGAGTGAGATCACTTTCTTGGCTTTGTAGGGACAGGGTGGCAATTAAGACATTCCATCAGGAgctgtgggtggggggaagggactGTGCACTATTTCTGAAACAGGATGGTTTTAGGTGGTTCAGGGACGCAGCATTAAATAGCAGTGAGTCCTTCCATGGGAAGGTTATTCCCGTCTCAATTCTTTAGCTGTCTTTTTTGATTCTATCAAGGAGAGTGTCCTCAGTGTGGAGTAAGTGGTCTCCAACACCTCTCCAACATTTTGGTAGACAACAACTGCACCCAGCTATGATTTAATACCATGTGTGTTCAGGTTATTTCAGTGGATAACTTCTATTTATGTCGAGTAATACTGGTTTTTCTATTTACAGTAGTGATAGTtgcttttcaaaatacatttaagtaaaaaaaaaaaacaaaaacaaaaacaaaacacgtaGACAACTTAAACGTAAAAATTAAGCGTGTAGTGAAACTTGAATGATCCCGAAGTTTGGAAACAGTTTGGCTATTTGTAAATCCCATGAGCTTTCTACTAAATCGCAAGACCCTTTGGGCTAAACTGTTTAATGAACTCTATGGTTGATGCTACCAAGGACCAGTTCCACTTAACTCCCCAACCCCTTGTCAATTAGAAAGGTAGAAAAGGTCATGTAAAGGTCAGAaatggtgagcctgcttctcagTGGTTTGAGTGCTGTTATAATGGTATGCACTGCTGAGTATCCGTTTCCTGGTCTTTCTCTTTAATCCTATTCTATAAATTACCTACTCTGGAGGGGGAATATAGGGCAGAGCAGTATTTGGAGGTAATGTTAATGCTCCTTGTCTAAATGCTACCAACATATTATCCAAAAAGGTTATTTCATATTGGTTGGTTTCATTTCCAGGGTGGGGTACAATTGAGTATTCGGTGGAagtcaaactcttgatttccttataattttctccaGTTATCCTTCAAGAGAATGTATACaggtgtatatgtgtatacactcATATCTGTATACACCTATATACATTCTGTAGCTAATCTATAGGGACAGAGCTTTCCGGCTCTGTTGGTTTTGTACAGTTTGgacatttggattttaaaatgaaatcagtgACTTATGTTtatgtctattaaaaaaatgaaaaaggaaaacactaacaAACCACAGtaattacagaaagaaaagatttagTGTGACCAAAAGAGATcgttaattttttccccttaatcatATCCTTTCAGGTAATTTATATGGTTGAATTAAGTCTCAATGTAATTCCTGAAGAGGGCTTGAGCATTTAACTAACTGCCAGGAATATTGGTAAACATGTATAAAGATGAAAGGATACAGGCCTTGCCATCAGAAGGCTTTGTTATAGACTTTGTTCTCAAAGGAACAACTGTAAAGAGGAGAAAATTGtagacaagaaaggaaaatgggtTTACCTAATAATTCTTAGtggaagaattattttttgaCAGGAAGAGCCTTGCAGTACCCTTCAAATAATCATTTCACTGACTTTCTAGTCAGGGCTAGGCATTACGTGAGGCACTGGGGATTCAGAGTTAAGTAAGATGCAATAGGCCAGTAATTAGATAATAATTGCTAAGGTCTCTCCTGGTTAGTTCTGAGCTGAAAACAGACCTCTTAGACATTAACAGCAGTTTCTAACCCAAGTGTGGGCTCCATGGGCATTCATCTTGGAAAAACTTTCAGGCGTTTATTTACTTgtacacaactttttttttttttttttttgctacaaaGATGACATCAGGTAGAATAAACACCAAATGTTATGACACATTTCTCTGTATTGACCGTACGATACCTACTTACCTAAGCCAAGAGTTGACAGATTTTTTCTATAAAGgcccagatagtaaatattttaggctctgtgggCCAAGAAGCAAAATCAAGGATATTATGTGGCTGTTTATATAAGAAGAGAGAAAGCTGCCCCCGGTTTGCCTGGGTAGGCGGTAGAGTTACTTGACTCCAGTTGGATCATCTGGAGGCATCCGCCTAAGAGCAATTGGCCTGCGACAGAGGGTGAGGGGCGTGGCTTGGCCTGTCAGGCCTAAGGCCAACCCTGTGGTTCGCTCTGCCCCAGTGATACCCGGACCTGAGGGTGGGATTGTCTGCTCTCAGAGAACCTGGCCCTGTCATCTCGGTCCGCTGGCCTGAGAAGAGGTGATTTCCACAGTCTCTTGACTCCCAGATTGCGATTCCACTGGGTGGTGCCTGGCGTTTGCCAGTAGTGGAGTCTAGAATGTGTAGGTGGTGGCGTTCAGGCCCTGAGCAGACCACTAGCCAGACAGGCAGGCATTGGGAGGTCTGGGGGGAGCAGGGGTGGAAGCCGATGCCCAGGTTGGTCTTTGAAGCTCACAGTGCAAGGCCACAGCAACACAAAAACGCAGAGTGAGGAGGGGTGCTCCTGGtgtctagtgggtggaggccagagggGCTGAGCACAACACACAGGGCACTGGCCAGCCCGTCACAACACAGAATTATCCCACCCAAAATACTGTTACTGTGACGTTGACAAACCCTGatttagaataatttaaaaaaaaattgatctatAGTTCATGAGGTACTTAAGGAAAAATCTTTTTATCCTCAGAGGACTCGTTAGCTCTTAAATAGTCGTGGTATCTTCTATAGAGACCATGAAGATTTTATTcacctttgttttatttatctttatattcccATTCTGAATCAACACAGACGTGGGGGCATTTATTAATAACatacagctaacatttattgggtgtGTATAATACACTACACACTGTACTAAGTAATTTACAGGCattgtctcttttctcttaacAATTAGGTAGGCACCATTATTATGTCCACTTCAAGGAGGGTAGACTTGACATCGATTGAAAGGTTAAGGCATTTTCTCAATGTCACACAAATAGTGGAGCTGGAATTAATGTGCAGTTGATGTATAATTTGTTAAAAGGTGTAGATTCTAAGCTTTCCTTCCAAGTTAAAGTTATtaatgagcctttttttttttttgtaagcctATCAGTTGTAACAGTCCAGATCAGTCTGTGGGTGACTTCCCTACCAAAAGCTTTACTcccagagagagaatgaaaatcaAGAATTGTTCTGCTCTGTTTATACATACCATCTCAcataaaaattgcttttttctttccagaatcaCCAATGTTTCTACAGATTTAAGTGCCAACTTTATAAAAGCACAAATACTTACCTAATCCTCCTTTCGGAAACCTCCGTGTGGGGCCCTGACCTATCTCAGACCAGCAGACCTACTACACTGCCTTTGCTAAGTATGCGTGTGTCAGTGTTGGGGAGAGTTTTCCAGCTTCAGATCATAAAGTTCTTTATTGCCAGAATTTTAAGCCATAATAAACTATGCTATTCCAAATgaactttgttttaaaacaagttggtttttaaaatagactCTTGCAAAGCATTCCAGCATTCCAAGTGGAAAATAATGCCTTGCATACTCTGGGCGAAGACGAAAGTAAGTACACTTCCCACAGAAATGGACATTGGAAAATGTAAGTCTGTGTATTTAAAGGTACTTTGTGACCTCGCTGACTAATAGAAAAGTTAACACAATCAGTACATCATAACATGCCACAATTTACATGTTCATTTTGATTGGAGGAAAGTGAATTTCTGATTTTCCCAAGGATTTCAAAATCTGATTGGGTtgtatattttaatgataatcaaataaaattcatttgagaGTATCCTCCTCTTATATTCTTTCTTTGTATCAGTAGATTATTTATGCAAGAATGTTCTCATATATGGatagttttcttttgaaatttccaGTTATAGGCAAAAGCATGTTTTTAGATGGGACAATACTTTTGATCAAAGCTTccaaaaatttaaactttttatatttcttccccCTTTCTGTCCTACGCTTccgtatttctgtatttttaatttaaaaaaattaactcagacCGGAAGACTATGCATTGCAGATATTTGGAACAAAGAATAATGGAAGGACATTACACTAaatgaagtaagccagtcacagcAAGATAAGTACTGTATGGTTCCACTTAATGGTGTTTCTCATACGACGGAATTGAATTCACGAGACAGGAAGTAGAGGGGtggctgcccagggctggggctgggggtgggaacgGGGAGTTGTGGGATGGGTATAGCATTTCAGATGAAAGAAGTTCTGGAGATCGTTTGCACAACAGTGTGATTGTACTTAACACTagtgaactgtacacttaaaaatggctaagatgatggggcacccgggtggctcagttggttaagtgtctgccttctgctcaggtcatgatctcagggtcccgaaaTTGAATCCTATAttggatccctgctcagcggggagcctgctgctttctctgctgcttcccctgcttgtgctttcttgctctttctctcaaataaataaataaaatctttaaaaaaaaatagttatccccattttatagataaggcaGCTGGAGTTCTGAGAATATAAATCAGTTGCCCAAAGTAACAGATTAAACAACAAAGCCGAAATTTTAATCCTGCCCTATGTGACTGTGGTTCTACTAACGGGTGAAATTTCGCAAAACCAATGAgacaatttcaaatataaaagcatttaaaaattaatctcgTTAATGTGATAATTTACCCTTTCCCCACTTTGTGTGAATTAATACATTCGTTGCACTAAATAAACATGGAAGacttatgctttttattttatttttttaaagatttatttatttatttattcgacagagatagagacagccagcgagagagggaacacaagcagggggagtgggagaggaagaagcaggatcatagcggaggagcctgatgtggggctcgatcccagaacgccgggatcacgctctgagccgaaggcagacacttaactgctgcgccacccaggcgcccctatgctttttattttttaaattttttaaattttccaagtttttttaagtaagctccatggccattgtggggcttgaactgaggatctggagatcaagagtcacatactttactgactgagccagccccagactatatggtttttattcatctgcacaaaaaaagagaaaggaaagaaaactgcatTTTGACAAGTATCAAAATTCATAAATTATATCAGAGTGTGATAATAGACTGTACGTGGTATAGCTAAGGCTTCCAGTACTATTGTCCACAAATCCAGTGTGAATTCCCCGGGATCTTATCTCCCATCACTTGACTCTGCTGGACAGAATGGCACTGGGGCCATTACTTACAATTAATAAAGTGGTGTCCTACTTTTGGGAAAGTAGAAAAGGGCTGTAATTAAGAGCTTCACTCATTATTTCAGCAGTAGTTTGGTGAAATAGTAGCCTTTGATCAGCCCAATAATGAATActtttcttgtcttgtttctgagtTGGGCTGAAAGGTGAGCTGTAAGTTTCATCCTGTGAGCTAGGTCAAGGCAATTGCTCTAGAGCCTACTGCTCTTCCCAGGCTGCCGTTCTTCTCCTTAATGTGCTTTATGTCATACAGTATATATTTATCATGCTATTTTAGTCAAAAGGGCAATGGATCATACAGCTATAAATACAGTTATAAGGCTTTCTTTATCCTCTATTACAGAAGTAGatttttagttaacatacacagTTGAGATCTTGCATTGGTGAACGGAGTTTTTAGAAAGTTAATTGATTCATGAAATAATTGTTGACTTtctggaaaggggaaaggaacaaATGGGATACTTACTGTTGGTTTTGCTATTTAGAAATTGTTAATCTGGATCTTCCCTACCATTCAGCcatttggaaaacttttttttttttttttaaacatttgttgagcattaATAGTGACCCTCCTATCCACAGCAAATATTCTTTGGAAGCCATTTGGTACAGTATGACCTCACCTGTCTAGATTATATTAGAGAAGTGCACTTGAGTCAGATTTGGTCAATGAGAAATTCTTTGTTGCCTTAATATATCCTTGTATCcttacaaataaattctccttTTCCGCTTAAGCTGGTTGAGATAGTTTCTGTTACTTTCATGCCAAGAAGCTTTAACCAACAGAATTATCTAGGGATGATTGTAAAATTCATCTCTTGGGGAAGACTGctcttttgaaaaacagtttaatGGGTCTTCTGGGTATACAAAAGTAAAGCAAGAATTCATTCTGGAATGAAGAAGCTCAGAGCAATTATGAACAACTGCAATGCACAGTGATGTAAAACAATGACTACATTGTAGGCAAGGCTGTCTTTGCAGGCTGCCATGTTAATGCTTGTTTGcctttctgttgcttttggaggagaggtctttcctttttttttttttttttaagtacacggGCTGCCATAGCaagcactcctttttttttttttttaattaaattatctgTACACCtaatacagggcttgaactcaataCCCTGAGATCAACaatcatatgctctactgactgagccagccaggtgccccagtcctgATTTTCTTTGATTAGAGCTGGAGACAAAAAGAGATGGGACTCCAGGGAAGGCAAGACTGGATAAAGGAGGCATTTATCCTGGCAAGATGAATTGGCGCATGGAATAGGGTGACTGAGTAGAGGATCCCCAGTGAAGGGACATGACCAAAGAACTCCCAACAGTGAATTATGCTATCTAGCTTTAAGATTTTCCTTGTATTATGATGAGGCttccattgaaaaaaaattttttttttgagattttatttatttgacagagagagacggccaacgagagagggaacacaagcagggggagtgggagaggaagaagcaggctcctagcggaggagcctgatgtggggcttgatcccagaacaccgggatcacgcctgagccaaaggcagacgcttaacgactgtgcctcccaggcgcccctccattgaaaaaaaattttaactctgCTTTGGGAAAATACAGAAGGAGCTGTGCTCAAGGTTATGGAAAAGATGCCTCTCGGGGTGTATATGGGCACAACCACTTAGAAAACTCCTTCAAGTGTGTCTTGTATACCCTCTAAGCCAACAATGCTACCCCAGAAAAATTTCCACACACATGATTCAGGAGACTCTACAAGCATATTCAC encodes the following:
- the LOC113270771 gene encoding fibrous sheath CABYR-binding protein-like — its product is MELSRNVAKVRKHTGLGRCRHFFWLGVVFDTVGATLLFTGVFAHLLFYDLLLYLGSIIIFFSLLWWVFWYTGNIELTPEEESLKRPFDMPFTMGGALSHRFSLTICNMSTTLTRIRRRCGPRTSFLRPASLSMTVTGRLEDQLEKEDQGKDGTTGAQESGDAQNLCSEDLGPKPVGSLEGVRSSGPDAGSLGPETGLPGLVKRSFFTHLEPPEFTPSLPDQAQHPAVLSSRSLPVVPPASTRQPLAVRVSSSQSEASLASTSQPAFIVVSESQPAVPLSSMTQPTVVPASQSQTAASVASQSQPSLAAGSQDHFLVSTASQVHPLVPVPAQSNLQVLLAAHSPSLVSAAAQSHHQVPLSQLENPPSASQTLSSSAQASQLETLATPVSLIQLLSSQPFQTQSVDLRVSLAVQDFQAFYHSQQTVQSISSVQEIAPSQSAPVQEFQKKPVPQAFETAPRAGQELSQEFPATSSPPPESQAPASQAQQSVSPESTPAPASEKKSLPP